ATGCCAGGAGGCACCATGTCCACCATCACCTACCGCCCCTACGAGCCCCGGGATGCCGAGGGGGTCATGGCGATCGTCCTTGACGCCTTCAACATCCGCTGCTATGCGCCGCGGCCGTATTTGGAGCGCTCCGCCGCAGAGGTGTTCCTGTCCGAGCGGCTGCTCGGCTCCACCTACGCGCAGGTCGCCGTGGCCACCGAGGACGCCCCACCGAGTGACGACGGCGAGGGGCCCGGCACCGAGCGGGTCATGGGCATCCTCATGGGCCGGGTGGAGGACGAGCCTCCGCTTCCGGCCCGACCGCTCGCTCACGTCCACAGGCTCGCCGCTCTGACCTGGCTGGCGACGGCGGGAATGCCGCAGTGGGAGACGCTCGCTCAGGCTTTCGGTTTCGACTACCGGCGCGCGGAACTGCGCCAGGACGTGCTCATGGCCGGCTGCGCCGCCCTCACCGACGAGATCACTCTGCTCGCGGTGCATCCGGCCTGTCAGGGCCGTGGGGTCGGCACCCGCCTTTACGACGAGTTCATGAACCATCTGCGCACCCACGGCCGCAAGGACTTCTTCCTGTACACGGATTCTCTGTGCAGTTACGAGTTCTGTGAACAGCGTGGGCTGGTGCGCGCCGCCTCGCGGGAATTGCGGCTGGATGTGCCCGACCTGCCGGACCGGGTCGGCGTGTATCTGTATGCCGGCGAGGTCCCGACTACCACAACCACAAGCGCCGCAGCCCTCTAACCACCGAAACCGGCACTCGTTACACACCGAAACCGGCACTAACGAGGCTCTTCCGGTTTGATGGTGTGGTGGTTGGGTCCGGGGCTGCGGTGTGGTGGTCGTTTTCGGGTGTGGGAAGTCGTCTTCGATGGGTGTCGATCTGCCGCAGACGACCTCTTCCTCCCCAAACCCTCCACATTCGGGCGGGTTTCAGGCCGGTAAGGACATTATCGGGCTGACGAGAACGTCTTCGCCGAACCAGGGACGTTCTCCGGCCGACGGGGATGTTGTCGGGCCGGCGGTGGAGGGCCTTGCGGGAACGATTCGTTAGGGCCGTTGAGACCATCCGAACGCCGACCGGAGCAGCGGCCGTCGACGGCACCGCTCAGTACTTACAGCGATTCCGCTGCTTGCTAATAATGCCGCGACCCCAGGCGCCTCGGGCGCGCATGCGCCACTGAGGGGCACGGACCTAGGGCGTGTCCGCCCGTGTGCCCCGCACGACGGTTCGTCATGAACGGCAACGATTCGTCACCTGGCACCAACGCTTCGGCACTTCCCACGACGGTTCGTGCCTCTAGGTGCCGAACCGTCGTGGGAAGTGACGAACCGCCGACCAGAACAAACGAACCGTCAGGCCCACTCCAAAGCCGACACCAAAGCACTACCACCTCGGTACGTCATTAGTGCCGGTCTCGGCGTGTTACAAGTGCCGGTCTCGGCGTGTTACCTCACCCAGCCGCACACACCCGGCGAACCGCCACACCCTCAAACCGGAAGAACCACTAACGACCCACCGAGACCGGCTGGGCTCTGCCGGCTGCTCCCGACCGCATGAAGGTGCCCCGGGGTTCAGGAGCGCTGCCACCCCCGACGCACCAATGCGGCGAGCCCGCCGCGCGACTCCTCGCCGCCGTGGCCCTGCCCGGGGAAGTCGGCGGCAACGTCGTCGGCGCCGCCTCCTGCGCCGTCGACGGCGGATGCAACCCAGGCCACGGCCAGCACGGCCTGGTACAGGATGGCGGCGTCGACCTCGGCACGGGCCACGCCCGCGCGTTGCGCGGGTTCCAGGAAGCCCCTCGTCATCTCAATG
This genomic stretch from Actinomyces qiguomingii harbors:
- a CDS encoding GNAT family N-acetyltransferase is translated as MSTITYRPYEPRDAEGVMAIVLDAFNIRCYAPRPYLERSAAEVFLSERLLGSTYAQVAVATEDAPPSDDGEGPGTERVMGILMGRVEDEPPLPARPLAHVHRLAALTWLATAGMPQWETLAQAFGFDYRRAELRQDVLMAGCAALTDEITLLAVHPACQGRGVGTRLYDEFMNHLRTHGRKDFFLYTDSLCSYEFCEQRGLVRAASRELRLDVPDLPDRVGVYLYAGEVPTTTTTSAAAL